The following coding sequences lie in one Arachis ipaensis cultivar K30076 chromosome B05, Araip1.1, whole genome shotgun sequence genomic window:
- the LOC107641281 gene encoding uncharacterized protein LOC107641281: protein MADNGVNQHTQAELLAMIAELQAEIRKVAEQSSKNIADNGSSKKGTDPASIAPPKEKLTLDNPFSQEVMSVQMPENFMLPTGLKPYEGIGDPRVHIKKFQSMIFFNGSISSFEDLARSFIDYFATSRIYVHGSDYLSTIKQGQHESLKDYMTRFAKATVEIPDLDPNVHLHTLKSSLRPGKFQETIAVTKPKTLEEFREKAAGQMEIEELREARKTDKPQTRREDERHNRTPNQKDSRKPFKLTPKYDTYTQFNTKTEDIIKEILSTKIIKPPSRAGAYQDQRYVDRSKHCAFHQKFGHTTDECVIAKDLLEWLARQGHLDKYIGSRMKSARQNINDPQTSTTNQRSHKLHLRRIYRRRTHKLGQKA from the exons ATGGCGGACAACGGGGTCAATCAGCACACACAGGCAGAACTATTAGCCATGATAGCCGAGCTTCAGGCTGAGATCAGGAAAGTGGCAGAGCAATCCTCTAAAAATATTGCTGACAATGGCTCAAGCAAGAAAGGAACTGATCCGGCAAGCATAGCGCCACCCAAGGAAAAGCTCACGCTCGACAACCCTTTCTCACAGGAGGTTATGAGCGTTCAGATGCCGGAAAACTTCATGCTCCCAACCGGGCTAAAGCCTTACGAAGGAATCGGAGACCCCCGGGTGCACATAAAAAAGTTTCAATCCATGATATTTTTTAATG GTTCAATCTCCAGCTTCGAGGACCTGGCAAGATCTTTCATTGACTATTTTGCAACCTCCCGGATATATGTCCACGGATCTGACTATCTCAGCACCATCAAGCAAGGACAACACGAGAGTCTGAAGGACTACATGACAAGATTCGCCAAGGCAACGGTAGAGATACCTGACCTTGACCCAAACGTGCACCTCCACACACTTAAAAGCAGTCTCAGACCAGGCAAATTCCAGGAGACAATCGCCGTAACCAAACCTAAGACTCTGGAGGAGTTTCGCGAAAAAGCGGCCGGACAAATGGAAATTGAAGAGCTCAGGGAAGCCCGGAAGACAGACAAACCTCAAACGCGCCGAGAGGACGAAAGGCACAACAGAACCCCCAATCAGAAAGATAGCAGAAAACCTTTTAAACTAACACCCAAGTACGACACTTACACTCAATTCAACACGAAGACTGAGGACATTATCAAGGAAATACTGAGTACAAAAATAATCAAACCACCCAGCCGAGCAGGAGCATACCAAGACCAGAGATACGTCGACAGGTCAAAGCATTGCGCGTTCCACCAAAAATTCGGCCACACAACCGATGAATGCGTCATCGCTAAGGATCTCCTTGAATGGCTAGCCAGACAAGGACACCTCGACAAATACATCGGTAGCAGAATGAAGTCAGCTCGGCAAAATATCAATGATCCGCAAACCTCCACCACCAACCAGAGGAGTCATAAACTGCATCTCCGGAGGATTTACAGGAGGAGGACACACAAACTCGGCCAGAAAGCGTAA
- the LOC107644409 gene encoding ninja-family protein mc410 isoform X1 encodes MDDDSGLELSLGLSCGGSSGKSKNKNGSSSDIRAEDAGKSGKMVDDFKSMFDAGSQKPDSIAGARRSDSTKPEENFFSDLSKAKDDNASLNLNGGGFWAANSSKPIEIEDDNRLEAVNKRKMPFDDIRNQKKHGSDVHHANLHERARTSHLSITEDGSTAENEDVADSEAENSTSRPLTHHSDGSKGFIRVGASSDVTKGVRGIADSSATDFNGQKRFNGSSEKDFKHANMTYGTSFPVQQVNMMNVPYPKESNSVSNSVAAPSPQRLMHVMPTAAGEAGGQAVSNGPPLHMNMTFGYPPFQLPMLDKDSSLGMVSRPQQLHTSFAGRGPPNSAGLHVIPSSISEAMPFEGRPLERSKGDGKLRVPEEGSSSHPEDVKGSSTNLRAKDVQDQSTGEGSIIDFSNIKPGLAADVKFGGCGSYPNLPWVSTTGSGPNGRTISGVTYRYSTNQIRIVCACHGSHMTPEEFVRHANEDRASPEGTAVLGTVANGNPAASSHG; translated from the exons ATGGACGACGACAGTGGGCTTGAGCTCAGCTTGGGTTTATCTTGTGGTGGCTCGTCTGGCAAATCCAAGAACAAGAATGGTAGTTCCTCAGATATTAGGGCAGAAGATGCTGGAAAAAGTGGAAAAATGGTTGATGACTTTAAGAGTATGTTTGATGCTGGATCTCAGAAGCCAGACTCGATTGCTGGGGCTCGAAGATCTGATTCCACAAAGCCCGAGGAAAACTTCTTTAGTGACCTTTCAAAGGCCAAAGACGACAATGCttctttgaatttgaatgggGGAGGATTTTGGGCTGCAAATAGTAGCAAACCTATTGAAATTGAGGATGACAATCGGTTAGAGGCAGTGAACAAACGAAAGATGCCTTTTGATGATATACGTAATCAAAAGAAGCATGGAAGTGATGTTCATCATGCCAATTTACATGAGAGGGCAAGAACATCACACCTTTCTATAACTGAAGATGGTTCAACTGCCGAGAATGAAGACGTGGCTGATTCTGAAGCTGAGAACTCCACCTCGAGGCCTCTCACACACCACAGTGATGGTTCGAAAGGATTCATAAGGGTTGGTGCTTCTTCTGATGTTACAAAAGGGGTTCGTGGAATTGCTGACTCGAGTGCCACGGACTTTAATGGGCAGAAAAGGTTTAACGGGTCATCAGAAAAAGATTTTAAGCATGCAAACATGACTTATGGTACTTCCTTCCCTGTTCAGCAAGTAAATATGATGAATGTGCCTTACCCAAAAGAGTCCAACTCTGTGTCCAACTCTGTTGCAGCACCGAGCCCTCAGAGATTGATGCATGTGATGCCTACAGCTGCTGGTGAAGCAGGAGGCCAAGCTGTGAGTAATGGGCCCCCCTTGCACATGAACATGACGTTTGGATATCCTCCTTTTCAGCTTCCCATGTTGGATAAGGATAGCTCGTTGGGCATGGTTTCCCGTCCTCAGCAGTTACACACTTCCTTTGCTGGCAGGGGTCCACCCAATTCAG CTGGCCTACATGTAATCCCGAGCAGTATATCTGAGGCCATGCCATTTGAAGGAAGGCCATTGGAACGATCCAAAGGTGACGGCAAACTGCGGGTTCCTGAAGAAGGCTCCTCTTCACACCCTGAAGATGTGAAGGGAAGCAGCACAAACCTCAGGGCAAAAGATGTACAGGACCAGTCTACTGGAGAAGGTTCCATCATTGATTTCTCAAACATAAAGCCAGGTCTTGCCGCAGATGTCAAATTTGGTGGATGTGGTTCATACCCAAACCTGCCTTGGGTATCCACCACAGGATCAGGTCCAAATGGAAGGACCATTTCTGGTGTTACATACCGATACAGTACTAACCAAATCAGGATAGTTTGTGCATGCCATGGGTCTCACATGACCCCCGAGGAGTTTGTTCGGCATGCAAACGAAGACCGAGCCAGTCCGGAGGGAACTGCAGTTTTGGGGACAGTGGCGAATGGCAACCCTGCAGCCTCCTCACACGGCTAG
- the LOC107644409 gene encoding ninja-family protein mc410 isoform X2, whose protein sequence is MDDDSGLELSLGLSCGGSSGKSKNKNGSSSDIRAEDAGKSGKMVDDFKSMFDAGSQKPDSIAGARRSDSTKPEENFFSDLSKAKDDNASLNLNGGGFWAANSSKPIEIEDDNRLEAVNKRKMPFDDIRNQKKHGSDVHHANLHERARTSHLSITEDGSTAENEDVADSEAENSTSRPLTHHSDGSKGFIRVGASSDVTKGVRGIADSSATDFNGQKRFNGSSEKDFKHANMTYAPSPQRLMHVMPTAAGEAGGQAVSNGPPLHMNMTFGYPPFQLPMLDKDSSLGMVSRPQQLHTSFAGRGPPNSAGLHVIPSSISEAMPFEGRPLERSKGDGKLRVPEEGSSSHPEDVKGSSTNLRAKDVQDQSTGEGSIIDFSNIKPGLAADVKFGGCGSYPNLPWVSTTGSGPNGRTISGVTYRYSTNQIRIVCACHGSHMTPEEFVRHANEDRASPEGTAVLGTVANGNPAASSHG, encoded by the exons ATGGACGACGACAGTGGGCTTGAGCTCAGCTTGGGTTTATCTTGTGGTGGCTCGTCTGGCAAATCCAAGAACAAGAATGGTAGTTCCTCAGATATTAGGGCAGAAGATGCTGGAAAAAGTGGAAAAATGGTTGATGACTTTAAGAGTATGTTTGATGCTGGATCTCAGAAGCCAGACTCGATTGCTGGGGCTCGAAGATCTGATTCCACAAAGCCCGAGGAAAACTTCTTTAGTGACCTTTCAAAGGCCAAAGACGACAATGCttctttgaatttgaatgggGGAGGATTTTGGGCTGCAAATAGTAGCAAACCTATTGAAATTGAGGATGACAATCGGTTAGAGGCAGTGAACAAACGAAAGATGCCTTTTGATGATATACGTAATCAAAAGAAGCATGGAAGTGATGTTCATCATGCCAATTTACATGAGAGGGCAAGAACATCACACCTTTCTATAACTGAAGATGGTTCAACTGCCGAGAATGAAGACGTGGCTGATTCTGAAGCTGAGAACTCCACCTCGAGGCCTCTCACACACCACAGTGATGGTTCGAAAGGATTCATAAGGGTTGGTGCTTCTTCTGATGTTACAAAAGGGGTTCGTGGAATTGCTGACTCGAGTGCCACGGACTTTAATGGGCAGAAAAGGTTTAACGGGTCATCAGAAAAAGATTTTAAGCATGCAAACATGACTTATG CACCGAGCCCTCAGAGATTGATGCATGTGATGCCTACAGCTGCTGGTGAAGCAGGAGGCCAAGCTGTGAGTAATGGGCCCCCCTTGCACATGAACATGACGTTTGGATATCCTCCTTTTCAGCTTCCCATGTTGGATAAGGATAGCTCGTTGGGCATGGTTTCCCGTCCTCAGCAGTTACACACTTCCTTTGCTGGCAGGGGTCCACCCAATTCAG CTGGCCTACATGTAATCCCGAGCAGTATATCTGAGGCCATGCCATTTGAAGGAAGGCCATTGGAACGATCCAAAGGTGACGGCAAACTGCGGGTTCCTGAAGAAGGCTCCTCTTCACACCCTGAAGATGTGAAGGGAAGCAGCACAAACCTCAGGGCAAAAGATGTACAGGACCAGTCTACTGGAGAAGGTTCCATCATTGATTTCTCAAACATAAAGCCAGGTCTTGCCGCAGATGTCAAATTTGGTGGATGTGGTTCATACCCAAACCTGCCTTGGGTATCCACCACAGGATCAGGTCCAAATGGAAGGACCATTTCTGGTGTTACATACCGATACAGTACTAACCAAATCAGGATAGTTTGTGCATGCCATGGGTCTCACATGACCCCCGAGGAGTTTGTTCGGCATGCAAACGAAGACCGAGCCAGTCCGGAGGGAACTGCAGTTTTGGGGACAGTGGCGAATGGCAACCCTGCAGCCTCCTCACACGGCTAG
- the LOC107644410 gene encoding E3 ubiquitin-protein ligase ATL42, with product MKNINNNDNNKHGSIITLLLLVLISMLIQHVRATNASSSSSGDAVSNFQPSLVVVIGILGLMFSLTFVLLVFAKFCQRGALVPLLQTENQENQLLSRSRRFSGIDKNVIESLPFFRFSSLKGSKEGLECSVCLSKFEDVEILRLLPKCKHAFHIDCIDHWLEKHASCPLCRHKVNPADESIFAYSNSLRRLVNNNSAAAEDSNMELFVQREEEEEGGEAERRGSTRFSIGSISLRRLFSKDVKEEELPIQNRTDCENKEYHKHKHRITISDVVFKNRWSNVSSSDIMFLNSEMLNEVSSSRFDNQNANDQGILILKEEMERKISFESKIGAINKISNSNSDKAPSSSSSTSIKHLMNEHSEKRSMSEIIGVSRFGEIGMMMKQQNRAFNKDSSSLIDENNNMKEERMRQLWFPIARRTVQWFVNRETRSHHKNNQKTLDV from the coding sequence ATgaagaatattaataataatgataataataaacaTGGTTCTATTATTACCCTCTTATTATTAGTTCTAATTTCAATGTTAATCCAGCATGTTAGAGCAACAaatgcttcttcttcatcatcaggAGATGCTGTGTCCAATTTCCAACCAAGCCTTGTTGTTGTGATAGGAATCCTTGGCCTAATGTTTTCACTAACATTTGTTCTTCTTGTTTTTGCCAAATTTTGCCAAAGAGGAGCACTTGTCCCTCTTCTCCAAACAGAGAATCAAGAAAACCAATTGTTATCAAGGTCTAGAAGATTCTCAGGAATTGATAAGAATGTTATTGAGTCATTACCCTTCTTCAGATTCTCATCCCTAAAAGGATCAAAGGAAGGTTTGGAGTGTTCTGTTTGCTTATCGAAATTCGAAGATGTCGAAATCCTTAGGCTCTTGCCAAAATGTAAGCATGCTTTTCACATTGATTGCATTGATCACTGGCTTGAGAAACACGCAAGCTGCCCTCTTTGCAGGCACAAGGTGAATCCGGCCGACGAGTCGATTTTCGCCTATTCAAACAGCTTAAGGAGGCTTGTTAACAATAATTCGGCCGCAGCCGAAGACTCCAACATGGAGCTCTTCGTCCaaagagaggaggaagaagaaggaggagaagcagAGCGACGCGGCTCAACAAGATTTAGTATTGGAAGTATTAGTCTCCGGAGATTATTTTCGAAGGATGTTAAGGAAGAAGAGTTGCCTATACAGAACAGAACCGATTGCGAAAACAAGGAGTACCATAAACACAAACACCGGATTACTATCTCCGATGTTGTGTTTAAGAATCGGTGGAGCAATGTTAGTTCTTCAGACATAATGTTCTTGAACTCCGAGATGCTTAACGAGGTTTCGAGTTCCCGGTTCGACAACCAGAATGCAAATGATCAAGGAATCTTGATCCTCAAGGAAGAGATGGAGAGGAAGATTTCATTTGAGAGCAAAATTGGTGcaataaacaagattagtaacTCAAATTCAGATAaggctccttcttcttcttcttctacttctataAAGCATTTGATGAATGAACATAGTGAGAAAAGGTCAATGTCAGAAATCATAGGAGTTTCAAGATTTGGTGAAATAGGAATGATGATGAAACAACAAAACAGAGCATTTAATAaggattcttcttctttgattgaTGAGAACAATAACATGAAAGAAGAAAGGATGAGGCAGCTTTGGTTTCCAATTGCAAGAAGAACAGTTCAATGGTTTGTGAATAGAGAAACAAGGTCTCATCATAAGAATAATCAAAAGACATTAGATGTATAG
- the LOC107641282 gene encoding uncharacterized protein LOC107641282 codes for MEKLAYALVTSARRLRHYFQSNKIIVKTNQPLRQVLTRPEVSGRLIKWSIELSEFDIDYEPRTAMKAQILADFVAELSEQPKQQHTWELYVDGASNNEGSGAGVLLTNKEDLQLEKSIRFTFQTSNNQAEYEALLARLRLAQSLNITHLQVYCDSQLVVQQVTGHFQVKDQLLEKYHSSVKKLLTNFHFIQITHIAREHNTRADALSKLATTRKFITDSVISQLTLTNLSFSSKSIFSVAKEEDWRAPYKQYIQSGRIPTTSDTKTFRRRAAPFTMIGNELYKRGFSQPLLRCINKEEAEDAMNEAHEGVCGNHIGGLSLASKIARAGFYWPSMKRDCINKVKKCDSYQKHSSAIHNPAEQLHTSEVSWPFQKWGLDILDPFLKAPGQVKYLLVAIYYFSKWIEATPLAKIGADKVRSFIWKQIICRFGIPHHIITDNGRQFTDQSLASFLNEFQIKHHFSSVEHPQTNGLAEAANKVILNSLKKKLGNAKGEWAELIPEVLWGYNTTIQSTTQETPFRLVYGADAMIPVEVSITSARRNQTSTEQNDNIRRTELDTIDEDREKA; via the coding sequence ATGGAAAAGCTAGCGTACGCATTGGTAACCTCAGCAAGAAGGCTAAGGCACTATTTTCAAAGCAACAAAATCATAGTCAAAACAAATCAACCTCTACGTCAAGTCCTAACAAGACCAGAGGTATCCGGTAGACTAATCAAGTGGTCTATCGAACTCTCCGAGTTCGACATTGACTATGAACCAAGAACAGCCATGAAAGCACAAATATTAGCCGACTTTGTGGCCGAGCTATCAGAACAGCCGAAGCAACAACACACATGGGAGCTATATGTCGACGGCGCATCCAACAACGAAGGCTCTGGAGCAGGGGTATTACTCACCAACAAGGAAGACTTGCAACTCGAGAAATCTATCAGATTCACATTCCAGACAAGCAATAATCAAGCCGAATACGAAGCACTGCTCGCCAGACTAAGACTGGCACAATCCCTTAACATCACCCACCTACAAGTATACTGCGACTCACAGCTTGTAGTGCAGCAGGTAACAGGCCACTTTCAGGTAAAGGATCAGCTACTAGAAAAATACCACAGCTCGGTAAAGAAACTCCTCACAAACTTTCATTTTATACAAATCACACACATAGCTCGGGAACATAACACCCGGGcagatgcactctcaaaattagcaaCAACCAGGAAGTTTATAACTGATTCTGTTATATCTCAACTAACACTCACCAATCTAAGCTTTAGTAGCAAATCGATATTTTCAGTGGCCAAGGAAGAAGATTGGAGGGCGCCATACAAACAATACATACAATCAGGAAGGATCCCTACAACATCAGATACCAAAACATTCAGAAGACGTGCAGCTCCCTTCACTATGATTGGAAATGAGCTATACAAAAGGGGATTCTCCCAACCTCTTTTAAGATGTATCAACAAAGAAGAGGCCGAAGATGCTATGAACGAAGCCCACGAAGGGGTATGTGGCAACCACATAGGAGGACTAAGCCTAGCATCTAAAATAGCAAGAGCAGGATTCTATTGGCCATCCATGAAGAGAGATTGCATCAACAAAGTCAAGAAATGTGATAGCTACCAGAAGCACAGCTCGGCCATCCACAATCCGGCAGAGCAATTACACACATCggaggtaagctggcctttccAAAAATGGGGGCTAGATATCCTCGACCCATTTCTAAAAGCACCAGGACAGGTAAAATACTTACTTGTAGCAATATATTACTTCTCCAAATGGATAGAAGCAACTCCATTAGCAAAAATAGGAGCTGATAAAGTAAGATCTTTCATTTGGAAACAAATCATTTGCCGCTTTGGTATACCACATCACATTATTACTGACAATGGTCGGCAATTCACCGACCAAAGTTTAGCTTCTTTTTTAAATGAATTCCAGATAAAACACCATTTCTCGTCAGTAGAACATCCACAGACCAATGGGCTCgcagaagccgccaacaaagtcattcTCAACTCTCTTAAGAAGAAACTTGGCAATGCAAAAGGAGAGTGGGCCGAGTTAATACCAGAAGTACTATGGGGTTATAACACGACAATTCAATCTACAACACAAGAAACACCATTTAGATTGGTATATGGAGCAGACGCCATGATCCCAGTTGAGGTCTCAATAACGTCAGCACGTAGAAACCAAACATCAACCGAACAAAACGACAACATCCGACGTACAGAACTCGACACCATCGACGAAGACAGAGAGAAAGCCTGA